From the genome of Seriola aureovittata isolate HTS-2021-v1 ecotype China chromosome 18, ASM2101889v1, whole genome shotgun sequence:
GCACAGATGgggatgaggaggtggaggaagctTTCAGCCCGAACACCCTGGAGAACAGCAGGCAAATGTGGGAGCGGAGTGTCTACCAGACCCCCAGCAGCAACCTGGGACTGGGACACTACGACAGCACTGGTCAACTGGATGACACCATGCACTCAGCCTTCTACTCCCCAAACCTGTCAATGACGAGATCAGACCTCAGCAAGAGGTCAGTTTCTAAACAATGGTCATACCATCTGaattaattatgttttctgATATCTCATATAAAattgtctttgtggttgttttgacaGGCATCTTTCATCCCCTGTGACTGCTGATCTGGAGTCATCCCCCCTGCCTATGGTGTCCTCCCCTTCTGCCCCAAGCCCAGATCCACTGCCTCCTCCACTGCCTCTGCCCTTAAACCTCACCGTGTCCGGTAATGGACAGGACATAGAGGAGTTTGTCCCGGTAAGGACTGAGTAACAGAAGCTCTTGGGATGTGATCTAAAAGTTCCCAAGAAAAGGCTTCAACTCCAACTATGTCCATGTAcattttaaaggtttatttAGACCAATATTTATTCCATTAACTCAGATTCCTCTCTGTTGTTAGGAAGTTGAGCTAAAGGTCTCCTTGGTGAAGTCAGAAAAAGGCAGCTTGGGCTTCACCCTCACCAAAGGTAATGATCATGGGTGTTACATCCATGACATTGTCCAGGACCCAGCCAAAGGAGATGGAAGGCTCAGGCCGGGTGACAGAATGATTATGGTACGAATTCATCCCTAATCCCTTATCACGACTAAGCTAATCACTAGCTCCATATTtagcaacaaagcaaaaaaatctgtttcccaaaatgttcaACTACACGTTAAAATTCTTTATCTTCTATTCACAGGTGAACAACACAGATGTGAGCAATATGGGCCACACTGAAGTGGTCAATCTTGTGCGTGCTGCCCCTCGGGTAGTTGACTTGGTGGTGGGGAGGGTCCTGGAGGCTCCCAAGCCCCCCATTGAAGCCCACTTGCTGCCTGACATTTGTTTCAAGGGCAACCAAGAGCCACTGGGTGAGAAACAGCCCTTGTCACATGATAAAACCTCTCTGGCGTGTGTGAAATTAAGGCACCATATGTTTGTTAGCCTTGCAGACCTTTCCAGATGTTGCGTTAGGATTTAGCGCTCAAAATCACATGTGAATTGTTGTGCTCCGTTTTCATTCGGCAGGTTTGGTACTGGACGGTGGTAGTGACAGTGTGTACGGAGTCTTGTTTGTGAGAGACATCCTGCCAGGCACTTTGGCCTTCGAGGAAGGCAGCCTGAGACCACTCGATTTAATCCACTACATCAACGGCGCTCCCACCCAGGACCTGACTCTGAGTGAGAACACGAGGCTGTTGGAGCTCTCCCTCGACAACCTCACGCTCAAGGCCACGAGGTAGTCTGCACTAACAAAGAGTGACACATGTTGCCTGAATGGAATTTTTCATGCTGAGTCAGTGTTGATTTTTCATCTTAATAGCATTAGAGAAGGTTATTTTTAGCTGAAGATACTGTATAATTTCATTAAccgtttttttcttcttctttttttcctctggctcAAAGGGATGGAAAGCCTGTTTTTCCTGGGCAGAAAAGTGTATCTTttctcaacaacaacattaacccCAAGGTTTCATCCAGTATGAATGGTATGTTTCACCCCATAAAAGTGCCACCTGTGACATTTTGATTGagtcttttattttgcatataattccaacactgttttctgtttaaggGTTTCTTAAAGGGGAAGATCCAAGAGAATCAGAGAGTCTCGCAGCACTTTGTCCTTTAGAGGTAAGTTTAGGTTTATCTTAATGTATATTCCTTGTGTACCATATTCTGCTGACATGCTTAAATtgaaacttcttcttctgtcgcatttattgttatttctgtaCACAACTCCAAGCAAAAGCCTGGCAAGTGGCAAAGGAATAGCAGCTATACTGTTAATGGCAAAGATAAATACATGTAGATAAATATTCTTATCACATTAATAttgtcatcattatcatcaaaaACTCCCACTACTACCATAATCTGCTAGTATGTGTCGCTCAGTTCAGTGAATCATGAATTAAAGGAGATCACGTGTTTGTTTGTCGAATATGCAGGAGGAGATTATGAAGCTGGATCTGCAGAAGCCGCAGTCCGGAGGTCTGGGTTTCTCTGTGATCGGAGGGGAAAGGGGGATCTTTGTGAAATCCATCACACCAGGAGGAATAGCAGAGTCCTCAGGCAAGCTGCAAGTGGGAGACAGGCTGCTGAAAGTGAGTGCTGTTTGACATTCACTGCTCAGAATTTAAGGCCATATTAATGAATGTACTAATATTAAACAAGATTTAATAGATATTATCCTTGTTAAAATGTCTGCTATGTGCTGTCTCTGCCCACACCATGAACTTATTAGCTCAGATAGAGAAAGCCTGTTcttgtatttttacatgtgtatGCTTTTTGTACTAAAAATGATGAATGGTGAATATGCCtaaatattgtaaattgtaataAAATCTCTGCATGTTCAGCCCTCTCTTAAAGGTTTTAACTATGaccatctgtctttttcttgtaGGTGAATGAAGAACTAATGACAGGTGTGTCCCACACCAAAGCTGTCACCACCATCCGTAAAGCTAAAGGCCTGGTACATCTCGTAGTGTCCAGACCGCCAGACCAGAACCCAAACACTTACCTCGCCTATCTACCCATCAACTCTGACAAGTGCAATGGAAACACAGGTACAAGCGGCGACATAGAATATACGTTTTTAGAAAACTTTTGACAGGTAAATGCCTTTTcccatttgaataatttataaAGCTCTATATACTCTCTCTACCCTGTTGCTTTCAGAGCTGAGTGAGGACAGTGGAGTGAAGACAAAGCTGTGTACTCCCCAAAATGAGCTGAGTGCAGGGATGCCTCCCATACCACCAATAGGTAGAGCATAGAGTACAGGCTGAAAAATGTACTGAAAATCTCAGCTAAATAAATTATTGAATGTtgtgtaattgtaattgtattAACAAAATGAACTAATtagtgaatgaaataaatacattttacaaactAGAATGCATTTCTTTGCTAAACAGACTATGAAGATGGTCCACTAGAGCAGAAAAGCGCAGAATTTTCTGAGGACACAGACTGTGATGGCTCTTCTTTACCTGAAGACTCCCCTGAGGTACAAATCACACCCACCAGAGTCTGAAAACTTCATACTGATtatatcagatttttaaaaatgttttgttaatgGTTTTTACATAATAGAGTTCCCGAAAAGTGGAATGGCAAGAGGAGAGTGTCGATGATCCAAGGAGTGAAAAGTaagattttatgttttagatGTACTGCTATCACATTTGGGGTTATGAATATATTCACATCTATTGACTGTGTATGTTTTCAAATTGACAGCTATCTGCAAATGAGCGCTGGACAGCCAGAGGAAGATGAAATCACATGGGGAAGTGATGAATTGCCTATAGAGAACATGAACTCTAAATCAAGAGCTGGTAAGTATTTGAAATTTGATTATTCTTCAAGGGAAATTAATATGACATGTGAGAGGGAGAGCAACAGATTAAATCTAGActtgaaacatttaatttgttaGTGAGAGCAGTGAGGATggagtcaaaataaactgtaaataatcaGTTATTCCATGGTTAATATACAGACCAGCTCCTCTTTATCATCTAAAGCCAGTATTTATAGGTTTGGGTTTAGTAAATATATGTGGTATGTGttaaatttcatattatttttgtaattttttttttattcccccaGACGGGCCAATCATCACAGAGGACGAGCTGACCTCTTTGCCCCTCGTCAAAGTTGTCCCCGATGGCCAGTACACAGGACCAAAGCTCAACACTGTGGTGCGCATGATGAGGGGGCTTCTGGAGCAGAAAGTCCCACTGCAGGAGTTTGAAGTAAGAGTCTACTTTGAATTTCGATGCACGTGAATTGATTATaattcatttgattttaatgaccatctgtttttcttccctgacAGAATCTTCAAAATCTCCAGCCGCTGGACGACTGTTTAATAGGTCAGACGAAggagaacaagaagaagaatcGCTACAAGAACATCGTCCCCTGTAAGAAAAGTTGCAAATGTGTTCATCTATATTTGTATCATAATAAGAAACCTGAAGGCTTTTCAAGGCAAAATTCACTAAATCCAAAGCTGGGTACTTAAAATGTTCGtttgaaatatgattttaatgCACGTCTCTTGTAGTTGACACAACTCGAGTTATGCTGGGCAAAGATGGGGGCTACATCAACGCCAACTTCATCAACATGCCGGTGAAGGATGAGAACTTCATGTACATTGCCTGCCAGGGACCCTTACCCACCACTCTGGGTGACTTTTGGCAAATGGTGTGGGAGCAGAAGTCTAACGTGATCGCCATGATGACCCAGGAAGTCGAGGGCGGCAAAGTGAAATGTCAGCGGTACTGGCCAGACACACCAAGGACAGCAGAGATGGTGGACGACAGGTTACAGATCATGCTGATCAAAGACCAATATCTGGACAACTTTGTCATCCGACTCATTGAGGTCAAAGATGTGCAGgtacatttatttatagatttctaattttttttttttagagtaaTTTAAACATGTATACACctttttaatgttcacattCCCCCCTCAGACCAATGAAATCCAGCGTGTAACTCACCTGAACTACACGGGATGGCCCGACCACGGAACGCCCTCACAACCCGAGCAGCTGCTCACGTTCATTTCCTACATGAGGCACATTCATCAGTCGGGGCCGATAATCACACACTGCAGTGCAGGCATCGGTCGTTCGGGAACCCTCATCTGTATAGATGTGGTTCTGGGTCTCATCAGTAAAGATGCTGATGTAAGTTTTACAGTCTTTATCTTGTTTAACTTGCAGTTTATTAATAAGGAATCTTCTAATCTTATTTGTCtaattaacttttctttttttttgtagtttgatATTTCAGATGTCGTAAGGAACATGAGACTTCAGAGACAGGGAATGGTCCAGACAGAggtgatttttaatgtttgctttaataatataataaatgaacTCTGAACTCTACATCTCTATGATTCACATGTTTTCTCACAcattttccctcttcttttttttttttttacaggaccAATATATTTTCTGCTATCAAGTGATCCTCTACGTCCTCAGATGCCTTCAAGCAGAGGAAAACATCTCAGGATAGTAGAGACCACATATTGCCGTCGTGTAGAGGCTGGGTGACTGTTTCacaagagcaaaacaaaaatgcagagTTGACACAGGCAGAAATTGCCAAATTACACTACATGTTTTTAAGATGCCTTAAAATATTCAGTTCCCTAAGAGTAAATCCTTTAAAGAAGTCTATATTTTTATGTCTGCTTTTTGAGTTCTCTCTCTTTGGCTGCTACTCCCTTTCAATGCATTTATGAGAACTGCTGATTGTATTTCCTATTGTCACCTACAAGAGaacactaatgttttttttttccagattctTGGATATTCTAAAATAATTATGAAAGTGATCAATGAGCTCATATTTTATGTGGGACAAAATTGTACCTGTGTATTTTGAATCCTATTTTGATGCTGGAACATGCCTTGACAGAATACTATGTCAGTATTTGCTTTGTAAATCTATTATACAGTAATTGCTCACTGCCTGAGgtaaatgatgaaattaaaagtgTACATATTCATCTCCTAAAAATTAAACTggatacattttaaatgttatgtagaggaaagtttctttttcttaaaaaaaaatataagaatCAAATATTTTCCttgtcttttgtcattttagtGTATATCACCTTTTATCATCATAGAAACATTAACCTTTATACAGCTTTTCCAAGTTTGTTGACTGAAAAAACCACTGAAaactataaagaaaaaaaagatacgAACTGTGCATCTGTATGAGGGGTTGATACTAGATTGGAAAGAGTGCTGAATGAAAAGTAAGCTACTGCTTTTTAACTTGCAAATCATCACCTTTACACAACGTAAGTTGCAGCACAGTAATGCAATAATGAAGTTCATAAAGTTGAATCTGTGTTGAGGCTGTCAGTGAAGCGTAAAATCTGAAGATATAGTTTGATGATTTTGAACTGCACTTAATATAGAAAGATGCTATTTTGTCAACCAGGTGATTAACCGTCTTATACAATTAACAACAAGCTCTGGCCACAAAACTGAATGCAGAATTGAATCGAGTTCATTTATTGTCTCTATAAAGATTGAACATTGGACCCTTCACAATGTCTTTTCTGCCCAGCTATTGcattattttgcacattttacatGTGCCCCTGTTtccctgtcttttctctgtatGTAATAATTAAACATACTTGCCCTGAATAAATGCAGTAATGCTATTTGCTGCAAATATGGCAGCAGAGGGCAGAATGTGATGCACATCAGATGTGTTGTCTTACACCAGTTCAGCCACTAGATGGTCCCAAAGGTCCCTATCACATCACTGCACCCTAAAGGTAATTCTGGAAATATTGCCATGTGTCCAAATATCTTTCAGAATAGTTTTGGACCTCACTGGTTTACacagttttacaaaataaagcCCGTATTGTTCAATATGTGCAATAGCATTTTTTATGGTTACTTTTAAGGCTCTGACATGCTAAATTCAGGGATCAGCTTTTCCTGATGTCAACCCAGTTATTCAAGATGTAGATTGAATGCAAACATACTGACCTCCTTTGGATGGTCCCTTTTTATCACCACCTCAAACCGCTACAATGCTGATATTAATACATAAGTGATAATGATGGTCcatgtaatatatattataacacTGAATAGGGTCATGGTATATATTATTAACTAGAAAGATAACGAATGAAAGAATTTCCTCCTACTCAAGACAAACTTTAAATGCTGGACTTATAATAAAGTTAATATATACTGTGTGATAGGTAAAAGATTTGAATATTTCCCCCACCACTACAGACCACTGGGTCCTGGTTTAACGATATAACTAAAAAATAGGCATATTAAAGTTAACATCTTCAACTTTGGTGAACAGGTTTCCCTCATTCGATAAAGATTACTTTAAAAATACTGTTAACGGTGATTAAATGGCACATATTTGACTGATATCCACATTTTCTCTCAAATTAAAGACGTCTGAAAATGAGAAGTCAGTACCAgtggcatatactgtatgtacacacacacacacacacacacacacacacacacacacacacgtgcgcgttTTGAACAAATCGTGTTAAAGTGTTAACACTGCAgggaagagacaaaaatacAAGTCCCCTTTAATTCAAGCGGAAGTGACGTTTAGACTTCCTACTGCGAGCAAGATGGCAACTTGCATTTGTGCCACGCTTGTCTtgtgaaaaatactgttttttcattatttatttttttgacaacaTACTCACAAAATCATCTGAAACCATGTCCGGAcgacacaacaacaaactgccGAACAATTTGCCACAACTGCAGAATCTCATAAAAAGAGACCCGCAGTCGTACGTAGAAGAAGTAAGTGTTGTTAGCTGAAAGAATGCTAAAGTTATTAGCTTGCAGACTCGTTGactctaactgtgtctgttccTACAGTTTCTACAACAGTACCGGCACTACCAGTCCAATGTACAGATCTTCAAACTGCAGCCGGACAAACCGAACAAGGAGCTGGCAGACCTTGTCATGTTTCTTGCTCAGGTGATTTGTGTATTAAAGTTTTCTGATGagtaatatatacatatatacacacatatatatatatatatatgtgtgtgtgtatgtgtgtgtgtgtgtgtgtgtgtgtgtgtgtatatatatggaGAGTCTAATGAACTCTTGTCCCTCAGGTTGGTCACTGTTACCTGGAGCACTTGTCCACCTTCCCTCAAGAGCTGTCTGAGTTATTACTAAGTCACCACACAGTCTTAGAGTCAGACTTAAGAATGGTAAGAACATGTCAATACAATAGCTGCTTCTTTAGTCACATTTAGTTTTGTTGATATTCATGCAGgtgtcatttgtgtgtctgtgtgtgccccTGTCCTTGTCAGACCTTCTGCAAAGCGCTGATTCTTCTGAGGAATAAAGACCTGATCGACCCCGCTGGCCTCCTGGAGCTCTTCTTTGAGCTGCTGCGATGTCACGACAAACTGCTCAGGAAGGTTAGAGCAGCCAGTCCTGAAACAGCTACAGCAGAgatattaattcatttattcaaatagCTCATTAGATTTTGCATAGTTGAAGTATTTTTCAAGCACTAATACATAATGATATAGTTTTCAGTCTTTAGGGGCGTGTAGTACAGTGAATTTGTGCAACTGGTTGATTaagacatttattatttaaatgcaCACACTTTGAATTCATATTTCAATGTTTAGTTATTGACATTGTCATGTTGTGTTCCTCTTCTGTCCCTctgattttgtgttttcctcttcttgcttttctctctgcacaGACACTGTACACTCACATTGTTGCCGACATCAAAAACATAAACGctaagcacaaaaacaacaaggtcaaCACAGTAagtacacattcacacatgccTCGGGTGCTCTTGTTTGCAATATTGTGTGAAACAGCAGCTAAACATGGCCACCGCTCACTATATCTGTGTTCTAATGTTGTTCGCTTCAGATGTTACAGAACTTCATGTACACCATGCTGAGAGACAGTAATTCCATCGCAGCAAAGATCTCTTTAGATGTCATGGCAGAGCTATACAAAAGAAACATATGGTGGGTGTCATGATCTATACACCAAAATAAGATATTGTAGAGCTCAGGAGAATCTTATTGTCATTTCTTTGACCTGattatcttttttgtttgtgccaCAGGAATGATCCCAAAACTGTTAATGTCATTACAACAGCATGCTTCTCCAAGGTGACAAAGGtatgtttttcactttgacagCAGTTGTTTGATTCCTATACTTACTGAGTGGAAAAAACCTATTCACCTTCACCTGCATCTCCCTTCTTTAGATCCTCGTTGCGGGTCTTAAATTCTTCCTGGgcaaagatgaagatgaaaagaatGAGAGTGATTCAGAATCTGAGGCAAGTACCACAGATACAGTAGTCGAAGAGAAACGATACTGTACTTGTattgagttaaaaaaaagggGTGATTTTAAGCTAAGGCATGATACACAAACATGGTTTCCATATGTCACGCTGCTTTTATTAACAGTCATTCTTGTCTTCCAGACAGAGGGACCATCAGCTCGAGACCTGATGGTGAGATACTCCACAGGCAAGAAAACCaccaaaaacaagaagaaaatggaaaaagcaaTGAAAGTCCTCAAGGTACCACTGTTGTATTTACTAACATAACGCATGCATGACttgttttgttgcatttatGTTCAGATAGACTGAGTTCATGGTTTTAATTCTCTGCACTCGTGCGCTCTCTGGgcagaaacacaagaaaaagaagagagcgGATGTGTTCAACTTTTCCGCTATTCACCTAATTCATGATCCTCAAGGTCAGCCCACCTGTGTTctccacaacaacacacaaagaatTTATCTAAGGTCATTTTGTACTACAATTTACATAACTGTGAACTATcaattatcttttttaattattttcttatattcttttttttgtaaagatttCTCAGAGAAACTCTTGAAACAGTTGGAAGACTCTAAAGAGCGCTTCGAGGTGAAGATCATGATGATGGAGCTCATATCCAGACTGGTTGGAATCCATGAGGTACATGACTAATCATGTTTCTTGGACACACGTTGGTGACTCCATAGATAAATTTGTGTAGAATAAATAAACGGTCTTTAATGCAAAGAGGAATGCAGTAAGTCACGCCTAATAAAGCTGGTATGTGCTTCTATCCAGATcatcttttactgtttttcacttgttttgggttgtttttttcttaaacacattattttattaccAAACAGACATATAATAGTGTGTTCCTGAGCTGTGGGGATATATTTCTGAGAAACATAAATGAggtatgaataaaatattttctcttgagTGTAATACTCAAGTGTCCTTTTCCCTCAACAGCTCTTCCTCTTCAATTTCTATCCCTTCGTCCAGAGGTTTCTTCAGCCCCATCAAAGAggtattaaaaaaatcacaattaaatAAGTGAAAGTCTTGTGATTTGTGCTTatgacacatttaaaaccatCTGTTGTCTTTGCAGAAGTGACAAAGATTCTCCTGTGTGCCGCCCAGGCTTCCCACCAGCTCGTCCCCCCAGACGTAAATTAACAACTACACATTTATTCAGTGAGTCAGTTTAACTCAAGGGGTTTCACTTGAGCGCTGTTAACACTGTTTATTCCCACTCGTGCAGGTCATTGAACCTTTGATCATGACCATCGCAAATAACTTTGTGACGGACAGAAACTCTGGGGAGGTCATGACTGTGGGGTAAGTAGTTGCCATGTTTCCTTTGTGGTTACAGCTCTCGAAAGTTAAAATGACACACAGTGTGAAGAACAATATGGAGGAAAGTCAACCTGTTTCaactaaaaatacacacatatacttgTAGCTACAATGCTCACTGTCCTCTTCTTGTGCTTCAGTATTAATGCCATCAAGGAGGTGGCAGCCCGTTGTCCACTCGCCATCACCGaagacctgctgcaggacctgGCTCAGTACAAGATCCACAAAGACAAGAGTGAGTGACTGCCAGTCcgtttttcttgccactgtactTTTATGTCACAATGCTGACTGCACTTATTAacaggtgtgtgcatgtatgttcTTTCACTCACATACaacctgtttgtgtctgtactTGCTCAGATGTGATGATGTCTGCCAGGGGACTGATCCAGCTGTTCAGGAATCTTAATCCACAGATGCTGCACAAGAGGGACAGGGTGAgctcagtgaattaaaaaaatcagattGGGAgcattgctgtttttaaaaagaatgatTTTAGACATATACTTTATGTATATTGTACCTAGTGGGTGAGTTTGTGCTAGAGAGCTGTCATAATGAACTAGTGTTGTATGAActgtattattaaaaaacattgtgttcATACATGTctgattcagtttgttttcttactaCTTCAGAGGACAGTGTTGGGACTATAGCCAAACTCTAACGGTGACGAAACTACATCTCTTATTGTAAACCTTGCTTCTTGTTGTGCAGGGGCGACCCACAGAGGCATCAGCGGAGGCCAAGATCAAAGACTACGGAGAGCTTGAAGCGAAGGACTACATCCCTGGAGCTGAAGTCCtcgaggtggaggaggagaacaaagagggaggggaggacgAAGGTCAGCACTGCAGCTATGTTTTTATTGCATCCATAAAATTGGATTACATTGTCTGATTTAATCTGCAAAATCTGTCTTCTTGGGTGATAGATGATCGATATTACACTAATATGAGAACTTTTCATATGGTACAACAGACGGCTGGGAGAGTGCCAGTATAAgcgatgacgatgacgatggGGAGTGGGTGGATGTTCACCACTCATCTGACGAAGACACAGGAGAAATGGTGAGAGTTAAAAATGCATGGTCTTGATGAGCTGCTGGAGGGTGTTTAGACACAGCGACTTTGTTTTAGTGAAAGAGTTTTCTGTGGTTGTGTAAAGGCCGAGAAGCTTCAGAGTATGCCCGTTGAGGAAAGAAAAGCCAAGGCAGCGGCGGTCAGTGGCAGCAGGCTCCTCACCCAGGATGACTTCAAGAAGATCCGTCTGGTGCAGATGGCCAAGGAGGTCAACGCCGCGCCAGGCAAGGGccagaagaggaaaaatgtgGACAGTGATGACGAGGGTGACAACAGGTGAGAAAGATGTTTGAACCCAGAGTTTAGAGTTCATAATTTTAATTAAGAGAAACAAAATTTACTCTCAGATTTCATATTCCTTATACTGAggtttttttgtatgtttttttcccccaaatctTTCAGAGGGGAGCTGCTGACTTTGAGGAATATTGAGAAACTGCACAAGAAACCAAAAGCTGACAAGGAAACACGCCTGGCAACAGCAATGGTAAAACCTGGCGTTAACTGTTGGATGATTTAAAGTATTCTTATGTTTACTTATCCAGTGACATCATTGGTTGCTTAACACAGCTGAAACACTGGTGACACTGGTGGAAAGTCATTCATGGGTAGTTTGTATATAGTGATGTGTTGGACTGCAAATAATCACAGTAGCCTGACTTTCTCGATGAATcctttggtctataaaatgtaacaaaaaatagggagaaaatgcaaataacatattttaaaagcccatatgacatatttatattaCTTCAACTAACAATCCAATACCTGAAGAAATTCATTTTACTGATATGAGGACTGcaaaaaccagcaaatattcacacttAAGCAGCTGAAACCAGatgattttttacttttttttttttttttatcattaaaatgctttacgctgactaatcatttcaggtCTAATGATGCATTTGATTTTCTAGGCGGGACGTACCGACCGAAAGGACTTTGTCAGGAAGCGAACCAAGCTGAACCCACACGCCAGCACCAGCaacaaggagaagaggaggacgaagaaCTTCATGATGATGAGACACAGTCAGAACGTGAGGACCAAGGGCAAACGCTccttcagagaaaaacaggtaACAACTGCAAAGCATATGTCACAATGAGCTAATGGCTGAATTGATTTTCATTGCATCTTTACATTTCaactaaaactgttttgtgtttcttatcCAGCTTGCTCTACGAGATGCACTCCTaaaaaagaggaagcagcaCAAGTAGGACACGTGGAGATAATGCTGGCTGTCCAATGGCCATCACAAACCTGATCTTTGACTATGTCAAATAATATTATACATCCTTCAAGTGACCTGTAAAACATTGTTGGcttataaatgtattattttcaaTGGATGAACTACATAGATTTACATcatgctgaaataaataatctttGATAACTGTGTGAATGTTCAATATTCAGTTATTCATATACCACTAAgtccttgttgtttttttgtcttcatgctGAAACTCAGTCCCTCCTACTACTACTTGTGCTCTTTCCAGTTATGAATGGCCTCTCATTGGTCACATATAAAATTACAAGAAGACTAAATACCTGTTCAATTATGGTCTATATATCTggatatacatacatacacactcctCCCAGGCAGCACATGACATAGTTTTATGAACATGAAAGTGAGTGTAGAATTTGTGGCATATTAGGCCACAGGCACTGAAAGAGCATAAACTTTCCCTTTCAAActgaatttgtttattttttttaccaggaCTTTTCTGATCTAATCccatttcatatatttataaaacTACTCAAGTATAAGTATAAAATCACCCCACATTAATGACATGATTTCAATATTTCTGCTTGGTGTTTACATGGTAGAAATATGCAGACACTGC
Proteins encoded in this window:
- the sdad1 gene encoding protein SDA1 homolog — protein: MSGRHNNKLPNNLPQLQNLIKRDPQSYVEEFLQQYRHYQSNVQIFKLQPDKPNKELADLVMFLAQVGHCYLEHLSTFPQELSELLLSHHTVLESDLRMTFCKALILLRNKDLIDPAGLLELFFELLRCHDKLLRKTLYTHIVADIKNINAKHKNNKVNTMLQNFMYTMLRDSNSIAAKISLDVMAELYKRNIWNDPKTVNVITTACFSKVTKILVAGLKFFLGKDEDEKNESDSESEASTTDTVVEEKRYCTCIELKKRGDFKLRHDTQTWFPYVTLLLLTVILVFQTEGPSARDLMVRYSTGKKTTKNKKKMEKAMKVLKKHKKKKRADVFNFSAIHLIHDPQDFSEKLLKQLEDSKERFEVKIMMMELISRLVGIHELFLFNFYPFVQRFLQPHQREVTKILLCAAQASHQLVPPDVIEPLIMTIANNFVTDRNSGEVMTVGINAIKEVAARCPLAITEDLLQDLAQYKIHKDKNVMMSARGLIQLFRNLNPQMLHKRDRGRPTEASAEAKIKDYGELEAKDYIPGAEVLEVEEENKEGGEDEDGWESASISDDDDDGEWVDVHHSSDEDTGEMAEKLQSMPVEERKAKAAAVSGSRLLTQDDFKKIRLVQMAKEVNAAPGKGQKRKNVDSDDEGDNRGELLTLRNIEKLHKKPKADKETRLATAMAGRTDRKDFVRKRTKLNPHASTSNKEKRRTKNFMMMRHSQNVRTKGKRSFREKQLALRDALLKKRKQHK